The following nucleotide sequence is from Gordonia jinghuaiqii.
GAGGAGAAGACCCACCCGTCGATGCTGACAACGGACCTCGCCATGCGTTACGACCCCGAATACGGGAAGATCACGCGACGCTGGCTGGACCACCCGGAGGAGCTGGCCGACGAGTTCGCCAAGGCCTGGTTCAAGCTCCTCCACCGTGACATGGGACCGGCGATCCGCTACCGCGGACCGCTCGTGCCCGAGGTGACCTACCCCTGGCAGGACAACGTCCCGGCCCACGAGGGCCCGACTCTCTCCGACGCCGACATCGACTCGCTCAAGGCGAGCGTCCTGGCATCGGGACTGACGGTGTCCCAGCTGGTGAAGACCGCCTGGGCCGCAGCGTCGAACTTCCGTGGCAGCGACAAGCGCGGCGGCGCCAACGGCGGCCGCATCCGCTTGCAGCCGCAGGCCTCCTGGGCGGCCAACGAGCCCGCAGAGCTGGCCCGGGTGATCACTGCACTCGAGGGCATCCAGCAGTCGTTCACCGGTGAGGCCGGGGCCAGGGTCTCGTTCGCCGACCTGGTGGTCCTCGGTGGTGTGGCCGCCGTGGAGAAGGCGGCGAAGGACGCCGGCGTCGACATCACGGTGCCGTTCACACCGGGACGTACCGACGTCACGCAGGAGGACACCGACGTCGACTCGTTCGCCTACCTCGAGCCCCGGGCGGACGGTTTCCGCAACTACCTCGGCGACGGCAGCGAGTTGCCCGCGGAGTTCAAGCTCGTCGACAAGGCCAACCTCCTGACGCTGAGCGCCCCCGAGATGACGGTCCTCGTCGGCGGACTCCGGGTGCTGGGCAACAACTTCGGCGACTCACCCATGGGCGTGTTCACCGACCGGCCGGGTCTGCTGACGAACGACTTCTTCGTCAACCTCCTCGACATGTCGACGGCCTGGACATCGACCGACGACGACAACGTCTACGTCGGCCGCGACCGGGCCACCGGTGAGCAGACGTGGACCGGTTCGCGCGTCGACCTGGCGTTCACCTCCAACTCGCAGCTGCGGGCGCTGGCCGAGGTGTACGCCACCGACGACGCCACGGAGAAGTTCGTCAAGGACTTCGTCGCGGCCTGGGACAAGGTCATGAACCTCGATCGGTTCGACCTCTGATCTGACGACGCCCGCTGATCTGACGACGTCGCGAGGCGGAGGTATCCGGTTCCCGGGTACCTCCGCTTCGGTGTCTACCGACCCCGGCGTTCTCCTTGGCGCAGCCGTCTCGTCCCTCCGTGACGGAGTCGTCTCGTCGCCCGGCGCGCACGCGAATCCGGAACTATGCTGGCGCTTTCCCTCGGTTGGCGGGTGACCGCCGTGACGGAAGGTGACGACGATGTCCGGCGAGCACAGGTCTCTGGGCCACATCCGACTGACCTCACACAGCGGCGGGGTCGACGCCCCGCCCCTCCACTGGGGCGCGGCCACCGCGGCCGAACGAGGACCGGTCATCGGCACCACGGGAACGCGCGGTCACCGCAACGTCATCGGCACCCACAGCGGGTCCTACAGCGTGTATCGGGCGCTGGCCGTCGCCGCCGGCGCACTCGCCCGCGAACATCGCGCCGACCTCACCGACACCGCGCCCACCGATCACATCGGCCCGTATCCGCAATGGTGTGATCCCAAGGTCATCGTCTCCCTCGATCCCTGGGGAGCGACCGTCGCCGAGAGCTTCCCCGACGAGATCGCCGCGGGCTACGACATCCGCCCGACGATCGCCATCACCAAAGCGCACGTGATCCTGCCCGAGATCGCCGAGGCGATCGACAAGGGCCGACTCGTCCCCGACGGCCGGGTGCTCCTGCCCAACGGCGCCGCCCTGGTGACCAAGGCCGCGCTCGAACCGGTGTGGCACCTGCCGGGCGTGGCGCAACGGTTCGGATGTTCCGAGGCCGAGTTGCGCCGGGTCCTGTTCGAGGAGACCGGCGGTATGTACCCCGAACTGGTCACCCGGTCCGATCTCGAGGTCTTCCTGCCACCCATCGGCGGGCAGACCGTCTACATCTTCGGCGACGCCCGCGACCTCTCGAACCCGTCGGTCGAGCTGACCGCCCGGGTCCACGACGAATGCAACGGCTCGGATGTGTTCGGCTCCGACATCTGCACGTGCCGGCCCTATCTGACCCACGCGATCGAGGAGTGCATCCGCGGCACCCAGCGCGGCGGTGTCGGATTGGTCTCCTACTCGCGCAAGGAAGGGCGCGCACTCGGTGAGGTCACCAAGTTCCTGGTCTACAACGCGCGCAAACGCCAGGTCGGCGGCGACACCGCAGATCAGTACTTCGCGCGCACGGAATGCGTTGCGGGCGTTCAGGACATGCGGTTCCAAGAACTCATGCCCGACGTGCTGCACTGGTTCGGAATCACCAAGATCCATCACCTGGTGTCGATGAGCAACATGAAGTACGACGCCATCACCACCTCGGGCATCGAGGTCGGTGAACGGGTGAACATCCCCGACGAACTGGTCCCGGCCGACGCCCGGGTGGAGATCGACGCGAAGATGGCGGCCGGCTATTTCACCCCGGGACCGGTGCCCGATGCCGACGAACTGCGACAGGTCAAGGGCCGGGGGCTGGAGTGAGTTCCCCCGCGCACGGCGCCGCGGCGGACCCGCTCGCCGACCGGGCAGCCGAGCTACTCCGAACCACCGGCGCGGTACGAACGCGGTCCCGCCAGCTGCTCGATCGCGCGCGGGCCGGCGGGTCGCCGTGGTTCACCGTGCAGGACGGCGCACTCGACGCGGCCGCCGAGATCGTCGCCGACACCTGCCGGTCTCGATACCCCGAGGGGAACATCCCTTTTCACAGTCGGTGGCGACATTTCGAGGCCGGCGGCATCGACCGTCTGGATTCCCTCGACGGCGCCCTGCCGGACAATTCCGCCGAGCGAAGTCGCGTGCTCATCGACCTGGTGGTGGTCAGCGTGCTCCTCGACGCCGGAGCCGGACCGGACTGGCGCTACCACGAATCGTCGACCGGACTGGTGCTGACACGGTCCGAGGGACTCGGCGTCGCGAGTTGGGACGCGTTCGGCGCAGGTCTGTTCTCCGGCGATCCGACCCGACCCCTGCGCGCCGACGCCGCCGGCCTGACCGCCCTCACCGTCGACGACCTGGGGTCGGCGTTCGGGGTGGATCGGGCGAACCCACTGACCGGCCTGGACGGGCGCGTCGACCTTCTCCGTCGTCTCGGTGACGCACTCGCCGCTCGGCCGGAGGTGTTCGGACCCGACGCCCGGCCCGGCGGTCTGTTCGACCACCTCACCCGGGACGGCGACCCACGGATCTCCGCGACCGACATCCTGGGCGCCGTCCTCGAGTTCCTGGGACCGATCTGGCCGTCGGACAACACGATCGGGCTTCATCCCCTCGGTGATTGCTGGCAGCACAGGGCGGTGGCAGGCCCGGGCCTCAGCGCGGGTTGGATGCCGTTCCACAAGCTGTCGCAGTGGTTGACCTACTCGCTGCTCGAACCGTTCGTGTGGGCGGGAATCGAGGTCACCGGGCTCGATGAGCTGACCGGCCTGCCCGAATACCGCAACGGCGGACTCCTCCTCGACACCGGCGTCCTCGAACTCCGGAAAAAGGCGTGGGCACAACGGGAGTGGAACGTCGGTGACGAGCTCGTCGTCGAATGGCGCGCACTGACCGTCGCACTGCTCGACGAACTCGCCGACCTGGTCCGCGAACGGCTGGGCGCGAGTTCGACGGAGATGCCGCTGGCGTGCGTCCTGGAAGGCGGGACGTGGGCCGCGGGCCGAGTACTAGCAGGAGAACTACGAGATGGTCTGCCGCCGTTGTCGATTCACAGCACCGGCACCGTTTTCTGATCCGAGAGGACCTTCATGGGCACCGTCGCCGTCATCGATCATCCGCTGGTACAGCACAAGTTGACGCTCATGCGTCGCGAAGACACGTCCACCAGCGACTTCCGTCGGTTGTTGAACGAGATCTCCACCCTCATGGCCTACGACGTGTTGCGGGACATCCCGATGCACGAGGTCACCATCGAGACCCCGCTCGAGACCACCACGGCCAGCGTGATCGACGGCAAGAAGCTGGTGTTCGCCGCGGTTCTGCGTGCGGGCGCCGGTATCGCCGACGGCATGCTGACCGTGGTGCCGGGCGCCCGTGTCGGGCACATCGGCCTCTACCGGGACCCCAAGACCATGGTGGTCGTGGAGTACTACTTCAAGATGCCCTCAGAGCTCGACGAGCGTGATGTGGTGATCGTCGATCCGCTTCTGGCAACCGGACATTCGGCCGTCGCGGCGATCGATCGGATCAAGGAGTACGGGCCGCGGTCGATCAAGTTCGTGTGCCTGCTCGCCTGCCCCGAGGGCATCGGGGTACTCCACCGTGCGCACCCCGACGTACCGATCTACACCGCAGGCATCGATCGGGAACTCGACGACAACGGTTTCATCCGGCCCGGCCTCGGCGATGCGGGCG
It contains:
- a CDS encoding GTP cyclohydrolase II — translated: MSGEHRSLGHIRLTSHSGGVDAPPLHWGAATAAERGPVIGTTGTRGHRNVIGTHSGSYSVYRALAVAAGALAREHRADLTDTAPTDHIGPYPQWCDPKVIVSLDPWGATVAESFPDEIAAGYDIRPTIAITKAHVILPEIAEAIDKGRLVPDGRVLLPNGAALVTKAALEPVWHLPGVAQRFGCSEAELRRVLFEETGGMYPELVTRSDLEVFLPPIGGQTVYIFGDARDLSNPSVELTARVHDECNGSDVFGSDICTCRPYLTHAIEECIRGTQRGGVGLVSYSRKEGRALGEVTKFLVYNARKRQVGGDTADQYFARTECVAGVQDMRFQELMPDVLHWFGITKIHHLVSMSNMKYDAITTSGIEVGERVNIPDELVPADARVEIDAKMAAGYFTPGPVPDADELRQVKGRGLE
- the upp gene encoding uracil phosphoribosyltransferase; translated protein: MGTVAVIDHPLVQHKLTLMRREDTSTSDFRRLLNEISTLMAYDVLRDIPMHEVTIETPLETTTASVIDGKKLVFAAVLRAGAGIADGMLTVVPGARVGHIGLYRDPKTMVVVEYYFKMPSELDERDVVIVDPLLATGHSAVAAIDRIKEYGPRSIKFVCLLACPEGIGVLHRAHPDVPIYTAGIDRELDDNGFIRPGLGDAGDRIFGTA
- a CDS encoding URC4/urg3 family protein — translated: MSSPAHGAAADPLADRAAELLRTTGAVRTRSRQLLDRARAGGSPWFTVQDGALDAAAEIVADTCRSRYPEGNIPFHSRWRHFEAGGIDRLDSLDGALPDNSAERSRVLIDLVVVSVLLDAGAGPDWRYHESSTGLVLTRSEGLGVASWDAFGAGLFSGDPTRPLRADAAGLTALTVDDLGSAFGVDRANPLTGLDGRVDLLRRLGDALAARPEVFGPDARPGGLFDHLTRDGDPRISATDILGAVLEFLGPIWPSDNTIGLHPLGDCWQHRAVAGPGLSAGWMPFHKLSQWLTYSLLEPFVWAGIEVTGLDELTGLPEYRNGGLLLDTGVLELRKKAWAQREWNVGDELVVEWRALTVALLDELADLVRERLGASSTEMPLACVLEGGTWAAGRVLAGELRDGLPPLSIHSTGTVF